GTGCCGGCCTGGAACTGCTCCAGCTTGTTGCCGGAGCCGGCGATCAGCAGGATCCGGCCGGACGGCAGCAACGCCGCGTGAATCGCGTTGACCCGGACTCCCTTGGGCAGCTCCACGGTCTGCCAGAAACCGTGTGACTTCTTGTACGGCATGCTGTTGATCAGCTGCTCGTGCCGCCACCGGCCCACCGCCGAGAACACCGGCGGCCCATTGACGATCCCGACTGCCGCCGTGGCCAGCAACGGCACCAACGCCTTGCGAACGAAACGCTTACCTGTGGAGCGGGTCAAAATTCATGCCTCTCACGTCGACAACCCGTGCCACGCTAGAAGCCCCGCTAGCCGCCATCAATCCCTCAAAGGTGGACGAAACCGATTACCCGCGTTTACCCGGGTCATGGCAGCATCACCAGTTTGCCGGCGGCTCGATCGGCCTCCATGTATGCGTGCGCCGCGGCGAGCTCGTCCAGGGCGACGACCCGGTCGAGGTTGGGCCGGTAGGCGCCGGCCTCGACCTCGTCGATGACCCGCTGCAGGGTGGCCGTGCTGCCCTTCGCGTCGTCGCTGTGGAAGGCGGTCAGCCGGGTACCGGACGGGATCATCGCGATCGGTTCGAAGTCGCGGAGCAGCCAGCCGCTGAGCGAACCCGCCACGCAGACGGTCCCGCCACGCTCGACCAGCCGCAGCGAGTCGGCCACCGTGTCCGCCCCGACCAGGTCCAGCACGTGGCTCGGGCCCGCCGTCCACGGCATGTCCCGGCCCACGTCGAGCAGCACGTGACCGACGCCGGCCGCGGTCAGCGCCGCCGCCTTGGCGGCCCGGCGAGTGGTGGCCGCCACCTCGGCACCGAGACCGCGGGCGATCGAGGCGGCGGCCAGCCCCACCGACGACGTGCCGCCGCGGATCAGCAGCCGGTCACCGGCCCGGACACCGAGGGCGTCGACGGCACCCCGCGCGGTCAGATAGGTCTCCGGCAGCGCGGCGAGCACCTCCCGGGGCAGCGTGGTGGTCACCGGCATGAGCAGCGGGTTCGGCAGCAGGGCGTACTCGGCGTACCCACCGTCGAACCGCCGGCCCATCTCACCCATCACGGCGGCGACCGTGGTGCCCTCGGGCAGCGCCGGATCGGTCGACGCCGCCACCTCGCCCACGCACTCGATCCCCAGCACCCGCGGGAACCGTACGCCCGGCGAGTGCCCCTGCCGCGTCCGCAGCTCCGACCGGTTGAGGCCGGCGCCCCACACCCGCACCAGGCTCCAGCCCTCGCGCACCGCCGGGACCGGCAGCTCCCGGACCGCCAGCACCTCGGGCCCACCGGCCCGGACACACACCACCGCTCGCATCGTCGTCATGCCCCGAACCATCCGCCCGCCGGCGCCCGGCCGCCCACCGGTAGATTGCCAAGTCATGCCCGTAGCCCGCCAATCCCGGATCTGGCCGTCCGGCGGCGTGCACCTCTGGTCCTCCGGCGACACCGGCGAGGCGCATTCCCACCGGAGAGGACATTTCCTGTACGCGGCGAGCGGCGTCCTGTCCGTCCACACCGCACGCGGCACCCTGATCGTCCCGGCGAACCGGGCAGCGTGGCTCCCGGCCGGCGCCGTCCACCACCATCGCGCGCACGGCGACACCGACCTGCGGATCGTCTTCCTGCCGCCGTCGCTGGCCCGGCTCGCCCCCGCCCACCCGGCGGTGCTGCTCGCCTCCGGCCTGGCCCGCGAGGTGCTGCTCACCCTCACCGGCACCCGGCAGCTCGACGGCGGTGCCCGCGCCCGCCTGCACCGGGTCCTGGTCGACGAGCTCCGCGAGGCGCCGGAACAGCCCACCCGGCTTCCCGAACCCCGCGACGACCGGCTCCGGGCGGTGGCCCGCATCCTCGACGACGATCCGGCGGACACCAGCTCGCTCGCGGCGCTCGGGCAGCGGGTGGGCGCGGGTGCGCGTACCCTCAGCCGGCTTTTTCACGACGAACTCGGCATGACGTTCTACGAGTGGCGCACCCAGTTGCGGATCGCCCACGCGCTCGTGCTGCTGGCCGAGGGGCACGACACGACCCGGGTGGCCCGGGCCTGCGGCTGGTCCAACCCGAGCCACTTCATCGCCGCCTTCACCGCCGTCGTCGGCACCACCCCGGGCCGCCACCGCGCCACGACCGGCTAACGCATCTCCGGACAACGATCCGAGGAGTCACCGAAGGGCTTCTCATCCGATACATAGATACAGTCGGGCGTTCCCGGGGACACCGCCCGCACCCGGAACGGCGAGCCGTTGTCGTCGATCCGCATCGTGCCTGTCCGTCCGTGCAGGGCCCAGTCGATCTCCAGATAGAACTCGACGCTGTATCGCGAGGTGGTAGTCGCAATGAGGAAGCTCTCCGGGTCGGAACTGGACACCACGTACGGAAAGGCAATCGGCTTCCGCTCCGCGGGTGGATACTCCTCCGCAAAGGCCTCTTGCACCTTGAAAGTGCGTTGGGGTGGATCGGCGTCGAGGTCGACGCCCATCCAGCGATAGACGGTGTCGCCCCCACAGGCGAAGGCGACATGCGTCCCGGTGGCCGGAGCCGACCGTTTCACCCCGACGACCCGGAGATCGTGAAGGGTGACCTTGTCCTTGCCCTCGGTATCCACGGTCAGCGTGATGGGCAAGGCTCGCGCTGGAACTCCGCCGAGCTTCTTGGCCCACTCCCATGGGTCATCCTCGTCCACCGTTGTGAGCTTGTCCGGCGCGACCGGGAAGACCCAGCCGGTTCCGCAGTTGTGCGCCGAAGCCGAGACCGCGACGTCCAGCGGCGAGCCATCGAACCCAAGCCCAGGTTTGTCGCTGACCTTGAGGAAGCCGATCCCGATCAGACAGACGAAGGCCACGACTGCACCGGCGAAGGCATGCAGGGAGGAGGATCTCCACCGGCCGACCGCGACGGCGAAACCGCCGCCACCCAGCAGGACAAGCACGAGAGCCGCCCAGCCGGTGACGTCCAGCAGACCGGCAACGGTACCGAAGACGAGAAGCCCGCCGGCGACGGCACCGATACGTTCCAGACTCGTCCGCATGCCATTGTGCCAACGCTCACCGTCACCGGATCGCCACTTGGCCGCAAGCGAACGCATCAAGCTGCGCGGGCGGGGCATGACCACATTAAACCTGAATATGGTCGATCCGTGACTGATCGAGAGCACCCGGCCCGCAACGGTCAGCGGTTGTCCTTGCGGGCCTGACGGCGGGCGCCGGCAGCCCGGGTGGTGGCGTGCCGTTTGCGACGGTCCACCGGCTGAGTAATGGGTGGCGGCCGTGATGATCTTTCCTAGGCTCGGTCGCATGTCGCATCCACTGCGAGCCATCGTGCTCATCGAGACCCGACCCGGACGAGGCGCCGAGCAGGCGGCCGCGTTCACCGCGCTGGCACCCGTGGTCCGCGCCGAACCCGGCTGCCTGCGCTATGACATGCACGCCGTCGAGGGCGACCCGGACCGCTTCGTGCTGATCGAGGAATGGGCGTCGGCCGAGGCGCTGCGAGCACACGACGCCGCACCGCACATGCGGGAGGCCGACCTCGCCAACCGTGCCTTCCGGGCCGGGCCCGCCACCATGGT
This window of the Actinoplanes oblitus genome carries:
- a CDS encoding zinc-binding dehydrogenase; its protein translation is MTTMRAVVCVRAGGPEVLAVRELPVPAVREGWSLVRVWGAGLNRSELRTRQGHSPGVRFPRVLGIECVGEVAASTDPALPEGTTVAAVMGEMGRRFDGGYAEYALLPNPLLMPVTTTLPREVLAALPETYLTARGAVDALGVRAGDRLLIRGGTSSVGLAAASIARGLGAEVAATTRRAAKAAALTAAGVGHVLLDVGRDMPWTAGPSHVLDLVGADTVADSLRLVERGGTVCVAGSLSGWLLRDFEPIAMIPSGTRLTAFHSDDAKGSTATLQRVIDEVEAGAYRPNLDRVVALDELAAAHAYMEADRAAGKLVMLP
- a CDS encoding AraC family transcriptional regulator, with amino-acid sequence MPVARQSRIWPSGGVHLWSSGDTGEAHSHRRGHFLYAASGVLSVHTARGTLIVPANRAAWLPAGAVHHHRAHGDTDLRIVFLPPSLARLAPAHPAVLLASGLAREVLLTLTGTRQLDGGARARLHRVLVDELREAPEQPTRLPEPRDDRLRAVARILDDDPADTSSLAALGQRVGAGARTLSRLFHDELGMTFYEWRTQLRIAHALVLLAEGHDTTRVARACGWSNPSHFIAAFTAVVGTTPGRHRATTG
- a CDS encoding putative quinol monooxygenase, whose translation is MSHPLRAIVLIETRPGRGAEQAAAFTALAPVVRAEPGCLRYDMHAVEGDPDRFVLIEEWASAEALRAHDAAPHMREADLANRAFRAGPATMVRLAPEPIA